In a single window of the Rhopalosiphum padi isolate XX-2018 chromosome 1, ASM2088224v1, whole genome shotgun sequence genome:
- the LOC132917572 gene encoding 6-phosphofructo-2-kinase/fructose-2,6-bisphosphatase-like codes for MAPTIMMRPTKKDWQRQSQSESEDDDLVGKKDLMPLVMFQVGQHFVPLVITMVGLPARGKTILAYKIQQYLNWTNHKAKVFSVSSYRRKHIELYSSHDLFRKENSEAAEIRQLSAQEAQDDATKWLQDGGDVAILDGTHITQARRQTVYDHFAKVMGYKVLFIECVCDDEMLIEHNVKEVMQFSKDYRNMSSEKALDDFHHKIEHYMEQHEPMKPKSDGYSYIKYLNAGESLTVCRLNSPMQSEVLAFVSNFKPLAKTFYFSRHGESENNVLGRIGGDAELSVRGRTYAAALARYFNNENRLEGLRVWTSELKRTHQTAQGIKAPIEPVPFLNELYAGVCEGLSYEEMQCKFPQEFAWRDQDKLQYRYPWGESYIDIMTRLKPVLLELEGDMDNLLIISHQAVLRCLLGYFLNKKHEELPYINVPLHTIIKLTLSGYKCKMEVIKLNIECVDTYRMQPKNCSVNRSTDDALLTVPAHFENLSLWNHAPIVQL; via the exons ATGGCGCCTACTATCATGATGCGGCCCACTAAAAAGGACTGGCAACGTCAGTCACAGTCTGAATCTGAGGATGACGATTTGGTTGGAAAGAAAGATTTAATGCCGCTAGTAATGTTCCAAG tCGGCCAACATTTTGTGCCCTTGGTTATAACAATGGTAGGATTGCCAGCACGTGGCAAAACCATTCTTGCTTATAAAATTCAACAATATCTTAACTGGACAAATCATAAGGCCAAag TGTTTTCTGTGAGCTCATACAGACGTAAACACATTGAGTTATATAGTAGCCATGACCTATTTCGTAAGGAAAACAGTGAAGCGGCTGAGATTCGTCAATTAAGTGCACAAGAAGCACAAGATGACGCCACCAAATGGTTACAAGATGGAGGAGATGTAGCT atATTGGATGGCACTCATATAACACAAGCTCGCCGTCAAACAGTATACGATCATTTTGCTAAAGTCATGGGATATaaggtattatttattgagtGTGTTTGTGACGATGAGATGCTTATTGAGCACAATGTCAAAGAAGTGATGCAATTCAGTAAGGACTATAGAAATATGTCTAGTGAGAAAGCTCTCGATGATTTTCATCACAAGATTGAACATTATATGGAACAACATGAACCTATGAAACCAAAATCAGATGGCTATagctacataaaatatttaaatgcag gAGAATCACTAACTGTTTGTCGTTTGAATTCTCCTATGCAAAGTGAGGTGCTAGCCTttgtttcaaatttcaaaccattagcaaaaacattttatttttcaaga CATGGTGAAagtgaaaataatgttttgggTCGTATTGGTGGAGATGCAGAATTGTCAGTCCGTGGTCGCACTTATGCTGCAGCATTAGCACGCTATTTTAATAATGAGAATCGTTTAGAAGGACTACGTGTGTGGACTAGTGAATTGAAACGCACCCATCAAACAGCTCAAGGTATTAAAGCTCCAATAGAACCTGTACCTTTCCTCAATGAGTTATATGCT ggTGTATGTGAAGGATTGAGTTATGAAGAGATGCAATGCAAATTTCCACAAGAGTTTGCTTGGCGTGATCAAGATAAGTTACAGTATCGTTATCCATGGGGAGAATCTTACATAGATATTATGACACGATTGAAACCAGTATTGCTGGAACTTGAAGGAGATAtggataatttattgataatcagTCACCAAGCTGTTTTAAGATGCCTACTTGGATATTTCTTGAATAAGAAACATg AAGAATTACCGTACATTAATGTACCTTTACACACCATCATTAAGCTGACATTAAGCGGATACAAATGCAAAATGGAAGTAATTAAGCTAAACATTGAATGTGTGGACACATATCGTATGCAACCAAAG aaCTGTTCTGTCAATCGTTCAACTGATGATGCCTTACTAACAGTGCCAGCTCATTTTGAGAATTTATCTTTGTGGAATCATGCGCCAATTGTTCAgctttga